A section of the Burkholderia mallei ATCC 23344 genome encodes:
- a CDS encoding IS1182-like element ISBma2 family transposase yields the protein MLKTPMPTQHELEMVTLEELVPKDHLLRQIDAAVDFEFIRAKVAHLYCADNGRPALDPVVMFKLLFIGYLFGVRSERQLMREVQVNVAYRWFARFRLTDKVPDASTFSQNRRRRFTDTTVYQEIFDEIVRQAIKRGLVDGRVLYTDSTHLKANANKGKFDVVKLEQTPAAYTEALNAAVDADRAAHGRKPLDRDDDEPPSSKDTKLSRTDPDSGYMVRDDKPKGFFYLDHRTVDAKHAIITDTHVTPASVHDSQPYLDRLDRQRERFEFKVEAVGLDAGYFTPAVCQGLEERGIAGVMGYRTPNHKPGMFYKRQFKYDAYRNEYVCPQGQALPYSTTNRLGYREYKSNAQICGRCPVRSQCTNSAIAVKVVTRHVWERAKERVDARRLTEWGQRIYARRKQTVERSFADAKQLHGHRYARMRGLRKVAEQCLLAAAAQNIKKIAMLLARKRKKGPAGPDWRFVRMLLRLVSGLRCSFDYPLAANPQS from the coding sequence ATGCTGAAGACGCCCATGCCCACGCAGCACGAACTCGAGATGGTGACGCTCGAGGAACTCGTGCCGAAGGACCACCTGCTGCGCCAGATCGATGCGGCGGTGGATTTCGAGTTCATCCGCGCGAAGGTGGCGCATCTGTATTGCGCGGACAACGGGCGGCCGGCGCTCGATCCCGTGGTGATGTTCAAGCTGTTGTTCATCGGCTACCTGTTCGGGGTGCGCAGCGAGCGGCAACTGATGCGTGAGGTCCAGGTCAACGTCGCCTATCGCTGGTTCGCCCGGTTCCGGCTGACCGACAAGGTGCCGGATGCGTCAACGTTCTCGCAGAATCGCCGCCGACGCTTCACGGACACGACGGTGTATCAGGAGATCTTCGACGAGATCGTGCGGCAGGCGATCAAGCGCGGGCTGGTCGACGGTCGGGTGCTGTACACGGACAGCACGCACCTGAAGGCGAACGCGAACAAAGGCAAGTTCGATGTGGTGAAGCTGGAGCAGACGCCGGCCGCCTACACGGAGGCATTGAACGCGGCAGTGGATGCGGACCGGGCCGCGCATGGCAGGAAGCCGCTGGATCGCGACGACGATGAGCCGCCGTCTAGCAAGGACACCAAGCTCAGCCGGACCGATCCGGACAGCGGCTACATGGTGCGGGACGACAAGCCGAAGGGGTTCTTCTATCTGGACCACCGCACGGTGGATGCCAAGCACGCGATCATCACCGATACGCATGTGACGCCGGCCTCGGTGCATGACAGCCAGCCGTATCTGGATCGGCTGGATCGCCAGCGCGAGCGCTTTGAGTTCAAGGTCGAGGCGGTGGGGCTGGATGCGGGCTACTTCACGCCGGCGGTGTGCCAGGGGCTGGAGGAGCGAGGGATTGCCGGGGTGATGGGCTATCGCACGCCGAACCACAAGCCGGGCATGTTCTACAAACGGCAGTTCAAGTACGACGCGTATCGCAACGAATACGTGTGCCCGCAGGGGCAGGCCCTGCCGTACAGCACGACCAATCGGCTCGGCTATCGGGAATACAAATCCAATGCGCAGATCTGCGGGCGCTGCCCGGTACGATCGCAGTGCACGAACAGTGCGATCGCGGTGAAGGTGGTAACGCGCCACGTGTGGGAGCGCGCCAAGGAGCGGGTGGACGCGCGGCGCTTGACCGAATGGGGCCAACGCATTTACGCGCGGCGCAAGCAGACGGTGGAGCGCAGCTTCGCCGATGCCAAGCAGCTGCATGGGCACCGTTATGCCCGTATGCGTGGGCTACGCAAGGTGGCCGAGCAGTGCTTGCTGGCCGCGGCGGCACAGAACATCAAGAAGATTGCGATGCTGCTGGCGCGGAAGCGGAAAAAGGGGCCAGCGGGTCCCGATTGGCGCTTCGTGCGCATGCTGCTGCGTCTGGTGAGCGGTTTGCGCTGCAGCTTCGACTACCCGCTCGCGGCGAACCCGCAATCCTGA
- a CDS encoding DUF3025 domain-containing protein, which translates to MRRRGSSCADGGACFARIDWSAPWLAPLADRGERWTHAAQRGEAAWLRMLNDEARAERLATGRGLPLRFIAQAALPAGIAYETHIAETGAVPTRHNLHDFFNALVWFAYPRIKAALNARQAAAIDAAGVGAVRGGVRDALTLLDENGALFATSDPALAAALRGFDWPTLMRASRDAWGARCDARIVGHALCEKLVDPYKGCTAHAWIVEVPAAYFDWPDARRRAWLDGRVTAALAATDPASRGFAPLPVLGVPGWWPANASPAFYDDPQVFRRGRRRAPDVLARAA; encoded by the coding sequence ATGCGCCGACGCGGATCGTCCTGCGCCGATGGCGGAGCCTGTTTCGCACGAATCGATTGGTCCGCGCCATGGCTCGCCCCGCTCGCCGATCGCGGCGAACGATGGACGCACGCGGCGCAACGGGGCGAGGCGGCATGGCTGCGCATGCTGAACGACGAGGCCCGAGCCGAGCGGCTCGCGACGGGGCGCGGCTTGCCGCTTCGCTTCATCGCGCAGGCGGCGTTGCCGGCGGGCATCGCGTACGAGACCCACATCGCCGAAACGGGCGCCGTGCCGACCCGCCACAATCTGCATGATTTCTTCAATGCGCTCGTCTGGTTCGCGTATCCGCGCATCAAGGCGGCGCTCAACGCGCGCCAGGCCGCGGCGATCGACGCGGCGGGCGTCGGCGCCGTGCGCGGCGGCGTTCGCGACGCCCTCACGCTGCTCGACGAGAACGGCGCGCTCTTCGCGACGTCGGATCCGGCGCTGGCCGCCGCACTGCGCGGCTTCGACTGGCCGACGCTGATGCGCGCGTCGCGCGATGCATGGGGCGCGCGTTGCGATGCGCGGATCGTCGGCCATGCGCTCTGCGAAAAGCTCGTCGATCCGTACAAGGGCTGCACCGCGCACGCATGGATCGTCGAGGTGCCGGCCGCGTATTTCGACTGGCCCGACGCGCGGCGCCGCGCCTGGCTTGACGGGCGCGTGACCGCGGCACTCGCCGCGACCGATCCGGCAAGCCGCGGCTTCGCGCCGCTGCCGGTGCTGGGCGTGCCCGGCTGGTGGCCGGCGAACGCGTCGCCGGCCTTCTACGACGATCCGCAGGTGTTTCGCCGCGGCCGCCGACGCGCACCGGATGTCCTCGCCCGTGCCGCGTGA
- a CDS encoding OsmC family protein, with protein MECKVSWMGQDGMAFAAQTGSGHLVTMDGAPEGGGNNLAPRPMEMVLVGTGGCTAYDVVLILKKSRQEVIGCSVTLQAERASEDPKVFTKIHFHFTVTGRNLNPATVERAINLSHDKYCSASIMIAKTAELSHSFEIVAA; from the coding sequence ATGGAATGCAAAGTAAGCTGGATGGGGCAGGACGGCATGGCGTTCGCCGCCCAGACGGGCAGCGGCCATCTCGTCACGATGGACGGCGCGCCCGAGGGCGGCGGAAACAATCTCGCGCCGCGCCCGATGGAGATGGTCCTCGTCGGCACGGGCGGCTGCACGGCCTATGATGTCGTGCTGATCCTCAAGAAAAGCCGCCAGGAAGTCATCGGCTGCTCGGTGACGCTGCAGGCCGAGCGCGCGAGCGAGGATCCGAAGGTGTTCACGAAGATCCACTTCCACTTCACGGTGACGGGCCGCAACCTGAACCCCGCGACCGTCGAGCGCGCGATCAATCTGTCGCACGACAAATACTGTTCGGCGTCGATCATGATCGCCAAGACGGCCGAGCTGTCGCATTCGTTCGAAATCGTCGCCGCGTAA
- the pyrC gene encoding dihydroorotase, translating into MNASVPASLTLARPDDWHLHVRDGAMLAAVLPHTARQFGRAIIMPNLKPPVTTTAQAQAYRERILAAVPAGMTFEPLMTLYLTDNTPADEIRRARESGCVHGVKLYPAGATTNSDAGVTDLLGKCAKTLEAMQEVGMPLLVHGEVTDPSIDLFDREKVFIDRVMEPLRRALPGLKVVFEHITTKDAADYVRDADAASGRIGATITAHHLLYNRNAMFFGGIRPHYYCLPVLKRETHRIALVEAATSGNPRFFLGTDSAPHAKGAKEAACGCAGCYTALHALELYAEAFDQAGALDKLEGFASFFGADFYGLPRSAETVTLRRETWELPREIDAGAGPVVPLRGGEAIGWRLV; encoded by the coding sequence ATGAATGCTTCCGTTCCCGCCTCGCTGACCCTCGCCCGCCCCGACGACTGGCACCTGCACGTGCGCGACGGCGCGATGCTCGCGGCCGTCCTGCCGCACACCGCTCGCCAGTTCGGCCGCGCGATCATCATGCCGAACCTGAAGCCGCCCGTCACGACGACCGCGCAGGCGCAGGCCTACCGCGAGCGCATCCTGGCCGCGGTGCCGGCCGGCATGACGTTCGAGCCGTTGATGACGCTGTACCTGACCGACAACACGCCCGCCGACGAAATCCGCCGCGCACGCGAAAGCGGCTGCGTGCACGGCGTGAAGCTCTATCCGGCGGGCGCGACGACGAACTCGGACGCCGGCGTGACCGACCTGCTCGGCAAGTGCGCGAAGACGCTCGAGGCGATGCAGGAAGTCGGGATGCCGCTGCTCGTGCACGGCGAGGTGACGGATCCGTCGATCGACCTGTTCGACCGCGAGAAGGTGTTCATCGATCGCGTGATGGAGCCGCTGCGCCGCGCGCTGCCGGGGCTCAAGGTGGTGTTCGAGCATATTACGACGAAGGATGCGGCCGACTACGTGCGCGATGCCGACGCGGCGTCAGGCCGGATCGGCGCGACGATCACCGCGCACCATCTGCTGTACAACCGCAATGCGATGTTTTTCGGCGGCATCCGTCCACATTACTACTGCCTGCCGGTGCTCAAGCGCGAGACGCATCGGATCGCGCTCGTCGAGGCGGCGACGTCGGGCAATCCGCGCTTCTTCCTCGGCACCGACAGCGCGCCGCACGCGAAAGGCGCGAAGGAAGCCGCGTGCGGCTGCGCGGGCTGCTACACCGCGCTGCACGCGCTCGAGCTGTACGCGGAGGCATTCGACCAGGCGGGCGCGCTCGACAAGCTCGAAGGCTTCGCGAGCTTCTTCGGCGCGGACTTCTACGGTTTGCCGCGCAGCGCCGAGACGGTGACGCTGCGCCGCGAGACGTGGGAGCTGCCGCGCGAGATCGACGCGGGCGCCGGCCCGGTCGTGCCGCTGCGCGGCGGCGAGGCGATCGGCTGGCGGCTCGTCTGA